From Hippoglossus stenolepis isolate QCI-W04-F060 chromosome 6, HSTE1.2, whole genome shotgun sequence, a single genomic window includes:
- the LOC118111084 gene encoding solute carrier family 26 member 6-like yields the protein MRCSAPRLKSFLLSSIPVLSWLPRYPIRENAIGDLISGLSVGIMQLPQGMAYALLASVPPVFGLYSSFYPVLIYFIFGTSKHISIGTFAVTSVMIGGVTDRLAPDSDFMIWSNVSNSSIVDIMSRDAARVQVAAAVTFLSGIFQILLGLVQFGFVVTYLSEPLVRGYTTGAAIHVIVSQLKYTFGINPVRYSGPLSLIYTVLEMCYLIPQTNIGTLVVSAVTIVCLILAKELNAYLSKKLPVPIPVELLAVIIGTVVSWQVNLEEKYGVDVVGLIPSGLQPPVFPDVSLFGQVIGDAFALSVVGYGIAISLGRIFAIKYGYKVDSNQELIALGLSNSFGGIFQCFTVSCSMSRTMVQESTGGRSQIAGALSAIVILFIVLWIGALFEDLPKAVLAAIIYVNLHGMMKQFLDIPVLWRKNKVDAVIWVATFILTVLLNPDLGLAASIGFSMLTVIFRTQLPKYSLLGQVPGTDIYRPLEEYNQVKQVPGILIFRSSATLYFANAEMYQDALGKKSDIDIAKILSAKKKLEAKRKRIEKENAKKAKKNGANMPEQMDIAVIETKTARKPSYPECIILDLSPVNFLDTVGIKALRNIQKDYSEIGIDVVLAGCQTGVVDNLQTGDFFNDNVTKSCLFSTIHDAVLYCQSAKKKDEEDIMTQF from the exons ATGAG GTGTTCTGCTCCCCGCCTGAAGAGCTTCCTGCTGAGTAGTATTCCTGTCTTATCATGGCTGCCTCGCTACCCCATCCGAGAAAACGCCATTGGTGACCTGATCTCTGGGCTCAGTGTGGGGATCATGCAGCTGCCACAGG GTATGGCCTATGCTTTGCTGGCATCTGTTCCTCCAGTCTTTGGCCTTTACTCCTCCTTCTACCCCGTTCTCATCTACTTCATCTTCGGCACATCCAAGCACATCTCAATAG GAACATTTGCAGTGACTAGTGTGATGATAGGAGGAGTGACAGATCGATTAGCCCCGGACTCAGACTTTATGATATGGAGCAATGTGTCAAACTCCAGCATAGTTGACATCATGTCTCGAGACGCAGCGAGAGTCCAAGTGGCTGCAGCTGTCACCTTCCTATCTGGAATATTTCAG ATTTTGCTCGGTCTGGTCCAGTTTGGTTTTGTGGTGACGTACCTGTCTGAGCCTCTGGTCCGAGGTTACACCACTGGAGCTGCCATCCACGTCATTGTGTCCCAGCTCAAATACACCTTCGGCATCAACCCTGTGAGATACAGTGGACCCTTGTCATTGATATAT acGGTGCTAGAGATGTGTTATCTCATTCCACAAACAAATATTGGTACTCTGGTGGTTAGTGCTGTCACCATAGTCTGCCTTATTCTCGCTAAGGAGCTCAATGCATACTTGAGTAAAAAACTACCTGTTCCTATACCTGTGGAGCTGCTTGCT GTCATTATTGGTACAGTCGTCTCCTGGCAGGTGAACTTGGAGGAGAAATATGGAGTGGATGTGGTGGGACTCATTCCCTCAGG CCTCCAGCCACCGGTTTTCCCAGACGTCTCTCTGTTTGGTCAGGTGATAGGGGACGCCTTCGCTCTGTCCGTGGTTGGCTACGGCATTGCCATCTCACTGGGACGAATTTTCGCAATAAAATATGGATACAAGGTGGACAGCAACCAG GAACTAATCGCTCTGGGTCTGAGTAACTCTTTCGGAGGAATTTTCCAGTGTTTCACAGTCAGCTGCTCCATGTCTCGCACCATGGTTCAGGAGAGCACAGGAGGGAGATCTCAG ATTGCTGGAGCTCTATCTGCAATTGTTATCCTTTTTATCGTGCTTTGGATTGGAGCTCTCTTTGAAGATCTgcccaag GCAGTGCTGGCTGCCATCATCTATGTCAACCTCCATGGCATGATGAAGCAATTCCTGGACATCCCTgtactgtggagaaaaaacaaagttgatGCG GTAATCTGGGTGGCCACCTTCATCCTCACCGTGTTGTTGAACCCTGACCTGGGACTAGCTGCTTCCATCGGCTTCTCCATGCTCACCGTCATCTTCAGGACACAGCT accTAAGTATTCCCTGCTGGGGCAGGTCCCAGGCACTGACATTTACAGGCCACTGGAGGAGTACAATCAG GTGAAACAGGTGCCAGGGATTTTGATCTTCCGTTCCTCTGCTACACTCTACTTCGCTAATGCTGAGATGTATCAAGATGCCCTGGGGAAGaag TCGGACATTGATATTGCCAAGATCCTGTCAGCAAAGAAGAAACTTGAGGCCAAAAGGAAGAGGATTGAGAAGGAGAATGCAAAGAAAGCCAAGAAGAACGGAGCAAACATG CCAGAGCAGATGGACATTGCTGTCATTGAGACAAAAACTGCGCGCAAGCCGTCATACCCAGAATGCATCATTCTTGACCTCAGCCCTGTCAACTTCCTGGATACTGTTGGAATCAAGGCACTACGAAAT ATCCAGAAAGACTACAGCGAAATTGGTATAGATGTGGTTCTTGCTGGCTGCCAAA cTGGTGTGGTGGACAACCTTCAGACTGGAGATTTCTTCAACGACAATGTGACAAAGTCCTGCCTGTTCTCCACCATCCATGATGCCGTTTTGTACTGTCAGTCGGCCAAAAAGAAGGATGAG GAGGACATAATGACACAGTTCTGA